The proteins below are encoded in one region of Rhododendron vialii isolate Sample 1 chromosome 7a, ASM3025357v1:
- the LOC131332216 gene encoding histidine kinase 5 isoform X1, with protein MSSNVHIGRKKLNHTSCIVGTESRTVFLSPRVCEMENDNVEELDVEGLSITLPDDINEAGKQFSIEKPGADQDILEEIEIIEEPQIVDFEHLVELTNYSEKGSSQLAYLVKNWDYRQANAVRLLRKELDNLSKQKQEVELKHLEILVEHRFEKKSSYASDKRPISMLDEVCDILPDFPSKIKDVVVENKGLEIEAEYDTVIYWKQRTRHFEELLEASIQREQILMEKLQESIKNLERQSPTVEELSQILKRADHFLHFILQTAPVVIGHQDKELRYCFIYNPYTTLHEEVRKREKMAKLREEIAVQKARETKLNKTIHTTGLSLRSVLGGFTGL; from the exons ATGTCTTCAAATGTACACAT TGGAAGGAAGAAGCTGAATCACACTTCCTGTATAGTTGGAACAGAGAGTCGAACAGTCTTTCTATCACCAAG GGTTTGTGAAATGGAGAACGACAATGTGGAAGAGTTGGATGTTGAAGGCCTCTCTATAACGTTGCCTGATGATATAAACGAAGCTGGAAAGCAATTCAGTATAGAAAAGCCAGGTGCAGATCAAGATATTCTGGAGGAAATTGAAATCATTGAGGAGCCTCAAATTGTTGATTTCGAGCACCTTGTAGAGCTAACAAATTACAGTGAGAAGGGATCCTCCCAGTTAGCTTACCTTGTAAAGAACTGGGATTATAGACAGGCTAATGCTGTGCGACTTCTGAGAAAAGAGCTTGACAACCTGAGCAAACAAAAGCAGGAAGTTGAGCTCAAGCACTTGGAGATTTTGGTGGAACATCGTTTTGAGAAGAAAAGTAGTTATGCTAGTGATAAACGTCCAATATCTATGTTGGATGAAGTGTGTGATATATTGCCAGATTTTCCTTCGAAGATAAAAGATGTGGTGGTTGAAAACAAAGGCCTAGAAATAGAAGCCGAGTATGATACCGTAATTTACTGGAAGCAGCGCACCAGGCATTTTGAGGAATTGTTGGAGGCTAGCATCCAGAGGGAGCAGATACTCATGGAAAAGTTGCAGGAAAGCATAAAGAATTTGGAAAGGCAGTCCCCAACAGTTGAAGAATTGTCCCAGATTTTGAAAAGAGCTGATCATTTCCTGCATTTTATTCTTCAGACTGCGCCGGTTGTCATAGGTCACCAG gATAAAGAGTTGCGGTATTGTTTCATCTATAACCCTTATACGACTTTGCATGAGGAG GtgaggaaaagggaaaagatgGCAAAACTTCGTGAGGAAATAGCAGTTCAAAAAGCAAGGGAGACAAAACTTAACAAGACCATTCACACAACAGGTCTATCTCTTCGCTCAGTTCTTGGTGGATTCACTGGATTGTAA
- the LOC131332216 gene encoding histidine kinase 5 isoform X3 — protein MSSNVHIGRKKLNHTSCIVGTESRTVFLSPRVCEMENDNVEELDVEGLSITLPDDINEAGKQFSIEKPGADQDILEEIEIIEEPQIVDFEHLVELTNYSEKGSSQLAYLVKNWDYRQANAVRLLRKELDNLSKQKQEVELKHLEILVEHRFEKKSSYASDKRPISMLDEVCDILPDFPSKIKDVVVENKGLEIEAEYDTVIYWKQRTRHFEELLEASIQREQILMEKLQESIKNLERQSPTVEELSQILKRADHFLHFILQTAPVVIGHQDKELRYCFIYNPYTTLHEEDII, from the exons ATGTCTTCAAATGTACACAT TGGAAGGAAGAAGCTGAATCACACTTCCTGTATAGTTGGAACAGAGAGTCGAACAGTCTTTCTATCACCAAG GGTTTGTGAAATGGAGAACGACAATGTGGAAGAGTTGGATGTTGAAGGCCTCTCTATAACGTTGCCTGATGATATAAACGAAGCTGGAAAGCAATTCAGTATAGAAAAGCCAGGTGCAGATCAAGATATTCTGGAGGAAATTGAAATCATTGAGGAGCCTCAAATTGTTGATTTCGAGCACCTTGTAGAGCTAACAAATTACAGTGAGAAGGGATCCTCCCAGTTAGCTTACCTTGTAAAGAACTGGGATTATAGACAGGCTAATGCTGTGCGACTTCTGAGAAAAGAGCTTGACAACCTGAGCAAACAAAAGCAGGAAGTTGAGCTCAAGCACTTGGAGATTTTGGTGGAACATCGTTTTGAGAAGAAAAGTAGTTATGCTAGTGATAAACGTCCAATATCTATGTTGGATGAAGTGTGTGATATATTGCCAGATTTTCCTTCGAAGATAAAAGATGTGGTGGTTGAAAACAAAGGCCTAGAAATAGAAGCCGAGTATGATACCGTAATTTACTGGAAGCAGCGCACCAGGCATTTTGAGGAATTGTTGGAGGCTAGCATCCAGAGGGAGCAGATACTCATGGAAAAGTTGCAGGAAAGCATAAAGAATTTGGAAAGGCAGTCCCCAACAGTTGAAGAATTGTCCCAGATTTTGAAAAGAGCTGATCATTTCCTGCATTTTATTCTTCAGACTGCGCCGGTTGTCATAGGTCACCAG gATAAAGAGTTGCGGTATTGTTTCATCTATAACCCTTATACGACTTTGCATGAGGAG GACATTATATGA
- the LOC131332215 gene encoding exocyst complex component EXO70A1, with amino-acid sequence MGSAKSNGMENLTAGRNSLKSSLEKSKALGLALERAGPRLDEINQRLPSLEAAVRPIRAQREALVAVGGHINRAVVPAAAVLKVFDAIHGLEKSLSDPQSDLPGYLSVLKRLEEALRFLGDNCGMAIQWLDDIVEYLEDNKVADDRYVVYLKKALKYLRELQYEEKGHLDGGLLGAALDRLESEFRRLLTENSVPLPMSSSSLIDEPACIAPSQLPVAVIQKLHAILGRLIANNRLEKCISIYVEVRSSNVRASLQALNLDYLEISVSEFNDVQSIEGYIAQWGKHLEFAVKHLFEAEYKLCNDVFERMGLDVCMGCFAKIAAQAGFIAFLQFGKTVTESKKDPIKLLKLLDIFTSLNKLRLDFNRLFGGPACAEIQNLTRDLIKSVVEGACDIFWELFVQVELQRQTAPPSDGSVPRLVSFITDYCNRLLGEDYKPVLTQALVIQRSWKQEKFQDRLLIDELLRSIRAIETNLEVWSKGYDDPVLSHLFLMNNHWHLYKHMKGTKLGVILGDSWLREHEQYKEYYSAIFMRESWGKLPSLLSREGLILFSGGRATARDLVKKRLKAFNESFDEMYKKQSNWVMVEKDLREKTCQLIVQAIVPVYRSYMQNYGPLVEQDASASKYAKYTAQSLEKMLSSLFQPKPVKYGSFRIRQSSAKLSNGSNGVTDHDPSSSPTVT; translated from the coding sequence ATGGGGTCAGCGAAAAGCAATGGTATGGAAAATTTGACAGCTGGGAGGAATTCACTGAAGAGTAGTCTAGAGAAATCAAAAGCCCTAGGGCTAGCTCTTGAGAGAGCTGGGCCTAGATTAGATGAGATTAATCAGAGATTACCGTCTCTAGAAGCCGCAGTTCGACCAATCCGTGCGCAAAGAGAAGCACTTGTAGCCGTTGGGGGTCACATCAACCGAGCTGTGGTCCCTGCGGCCGCTGTTCTTAAGGTCTTCGACGCCATCCATGGGCTAGAGAAGTCGTTGTCAGATCCCCAATCGGATCTTCCTGGTTACCTCTCTGTACTCAAAAGGCTTGAAGAGGCGTTGAGATTTTTAGGTGATAACTGTGGGATGGCAATTCAGTGGTTAGACGATATCGTGGAGTATTTGGAGGACAATAAGGTTGCAGATGATAGGTATGTTGTGTATTTGAAAAAGGCATTGAAGTACCTGAGGGAATTGCAGTATGAGGAGAAGGGTCACCTTGACGGAGGGCTTCTTGGGGCCGCTTTGGACAGGTTGGAGAGTGAATTCCGGCGGCTCTTGACTGAAAACAGTGTTCCACTCCCTATGTCTTCGTCTTCCTTGATTGACGAACCAGCTTGTATTGCTCCATCCCAATTACCTGTGGCTGTTATTCAGAAGCTACATGCTATTCTCGGGAGACTAATCGCAAACAACAGACTTGAAAAGTGCATAAGTATTTATGTTGAAGTTCGGAGTTCGAATGTCAGGGCGAGTTTGCAGGCGCTGAATTTGGACTACCTTGAGATTTCAGTCTCGGAATTCAATGATGTCCAGAGTATAGAGGGTTACATAGCTCAGTGGGGTAagcatttggagtttgccgtgaAGCACCTTTTTGAAGCCGAATACAAGCTTTGTAATGATGTCTTTGAGAGGATGGGATTGGATGTGTGCATGGGTTGCTTTGCTAAGATAGCTGCCCAAGCGGGTTTTATTGCGTTCCTTCAGTTTGGGAAAACTGTTACAGAGAGTAAGAAGGATCCCATCAAGCTTCTGAAGCTGTTAGATATATTTACATCTTTGAACAAGCTGAGGTTGGATTTTAACCGCCTTTTTGGGGGTCCTGCCTGTGCTGAAATCCAAAACTTGACTAGGGATCTGATTAAGAGTGTCGTTGAAGGGGCTTGTGATATCTTCTGGGAGTTATTTGTCCAAGTGGAATTGCAGCGACAAACGGCTCCTCCTTCAGACGGCAGTGTTCCGAGACTTGTGAGCTTTATTACAGATTACTGTAATAGGCTACTTGGGGAAGATTACAAGCCGGTATTGACTCAAGCTTTGGTCATTCAGCGGAGTTGGAAGCAGGAAAAATTCCAAGATAGGCTTCTTATTGATGAGTTATTGAGGTCGATTCGAGCCATTGAGACGAATTTGGAAGTGTGGTCAAAGGGTTATGATGATCCCGTGTTATCACATCTTTTCTTGATGAACAACCACTGGCATCTGTACAAGCATATGAAAGGCACAAAGCTTGGGGTTATATTGGGAGATTCTTGGTTGAGGGAACATGAACAGTACAAGGAGTACTATTCCGCTATTTTCATGAGAGAGAGTTGGGGGAAGCTTCCTTCTCTTCTTAGCAGGGAAGGGCTGATTCTGTTCTCTGGTGGGCGGGCCACGGCTCGGGATCTGGTTAAGAAAAGGCTGAAAGCATTCAATGAAAGTTTCGATGAAATGTACAAGAAGCAGTCCAATTGGGTTATGGTTGAGAAAGATCTGAGAGAGAAGACATGTCAACTTATAGTACAGGCTATTGTGCCCGTTTACAGGAGCTACATGCAGAATTATGGGCCATTGGTGGAGCAAGATGCGAGTGCCAGTAAGTATGCAAAATATACAGCACAGTCTTTGGAGAAAATGCTCAGCTCTCTTTTTCAACCAAAGCCGGTGAAATATGGTAGTTTTAGAATCAGACAATCGAGTGCAAAACTCAGTAACGGCAGTAATGGTGTTACGGATCATGATCCTTCCTCCTCTCCTACTGTTACATGA
- the LOC131332881 gene encoding uncharacterized protein LOC131332881: MTCGLSISYKRAWTGVEKSKANVFGDYSMSFDELRWWVEAARCSNPDSVFDIDFDPQTKHFVRMFVAFRASIYGFNHCRPMLFLDGTFLKARHKGCLLAASAKDGNKGLFPICFAIVDAETNVSWSWFLGKLRDILSNERDIVFFSDRNDGICSGIANIFPRSPHSYCLYHLKMNLRHALSGLKGGFKEHLVSLFSLCAHAPNEKMFDDLITDLKSQGKGRVITFLSRLPKEHWACAFFPW, from the exons ATGACATGTGGGCTATCAATTAGTTACAAGAGAGCTTGGACTGGTGTTGAGAAGTCTAAGGCTAATGTGTTTGGAGATTATTCCATGTCATTTGACGAATTGCGTTGGTGGGTTGAAGCAGCTAGGTGTTCCAATCCAGATAGTGTGTTCGATATCGACTTTGATCCCCAAACCAAGCATTTTGTGAGGATGTTTGTTGCATTTCGAGCTAGTATCTACGGTTTCAATCATTGTAGACCTATGTTATTTCTTGACGGGACATTCTTGAAGGCGAGGCATAAGGGTTGCTTGCTGGCTGCATCAGCGAAAGATGGTAACAAAG gTTTGTTTCCTATTTGCTTTGCTATTGTTGACGCTGAAACAAATGTTAGTTGGAGTTGGTTTTTAGGTAAGCTGCGTGATATTTTGAGTAATGAGAGGgacattgttttcttttctgatAGAAATGATGGAATATGTAGTGGAATTGCTAACATATTCCCACGGAGTCCCCATTCATATTGCTTGTATCATCTAAAAATGAATTTGAGACATGCTTTGAGTGGTCTGAAAGGTGGTTTTAAGGAACACTTAGTTAGCCTATTTAGTTTGTGCGCTCATGCGCCGAATGAGAAGATGTTCGATGATCTCATTACTGATTTGAAGAGCCAGGGTAAGGGTAGGGTTATAACGTTCTTGTCAAGGCTGCCAAAAGAACACTGGGCATGTGCGTTTTTTCCCTGGTAA
- the LOC131332216 gene encoding histidine kinase 5 isoform X2 — protein sequence MSSNVHIGRKKLNHTSCIVGTESRTVFLSPRVCEMENDNVEELDVEGLSITLPDDINEAGKQFSIEKPGADQDILEEIEIIEEPQIVDFEHLVELTNYSEKGSSQLAYLVKNWDYRQANAVRLLRKELDNLSKQKQEVELKHLEILVEHRFEKKSSYASDKRPISMLDEVCDILPDFPSKIKDVVVENKGLEIEAEYDTVIYWKQRTRHFEELLEASIQREQILMEKLQESIKNLERQSPTVEELSQILKRADHFLHFILQTAPVVIGHQDKELRYCFIYNPYTTLHEEVRKREKMAKLREEIAVQKARETKLNKTIHTTGNDEARETKPEN from the exons ATGTCTTCAAATGTACACAT TGGAAGGAAGAAGCTGAATCACACTTCCTGTATAGTTGGAACAGAGAGTCGAACAGTCTTTCTATCACCAAG GGTTTGTGAAATGGAGAACGACAATGTGGAAGAGTTGGATGTTGAAGGCCTCTCTATAACGTTGCCTGATGATATAAACGAAGCTGGAAAGCAATTCAGTATAGAAAAGCCAGGTGCAGATCAAGATATTCTGGAGGAAATTGAAATCATTGAGGAGCCTCAAATTGTTGATTTCGAGCACCTTGTAGAGCTAACAAATTACAGTGAGAAGGGATCCTCCCAGTTAGCTTACCTTGTAAAGAACTGGGATTATAGACAGGCTAATGCTGTGCGACTTCTGAGAAAAGAGCTTGACAACCTGAGCAAACAAAAGCAGGAAGTTGAGCTCAAGCACTTGGAGATTTTGGTGGAACATCGTTTTGAGAAGAAAAGTAGTTATGCTAGTGATAAACGTCCAATATCTATGTTGGATGAAGTGTGTGATATATTGCCAGATTTTCCTTCGAAGATAAAAGATGTGGTGGTTGAAAACAAAGGCCTAGAAATAGAAGCCGAGTATGATACCGTAATTTACTGGAAGCAGCGCACCAGGCATTTTGAGGAATTGTTGGAGGCTAGCATCCAGAGGGAGCAGATACTCATGGAAAAGTTGCAGGAAAGCATAAAGAATTTGGAAAGGCAGTCCCCAACAGTTGAAGAATTGTCCCAGATTTTGAAAAGAGCTGATCATTTCCTGCATTTTATTCTTCAGACTGCGCCGGTTGTCATAGGTCACCAG gATAAAGAGTTGCGGTATTGTTTCATCTATAACCCTTATACGACTTTGCATGAGGAG GtgaggaaaagggaaaagatgGCAAAACTTCGTGAGGAAATAGCAGTTCAAAAAGCAAGGGAGACAAAACTTAACAAGACCATTCACACAACAG gaaATGATGAAGCAAGGGAAACCAAACCAGAAAACTAG